Proteins co-encoded in one Silene latifolia isolate original U9 population unplaced genomic scaffold, ASM4854445v1 scaffold_519, whole genome shotgun sequence genomic window:
- the LOC141639671 gene encoding gibberellin 20 oxidase 1-D-like, which yields MHYEHNNCLNGQIAFDLSTMQTQPHFPKEFLWTKGEIHSIKPNNFEENHVLELNEPLIDLDGFFKGDQESIKNAAALINKACTSHGFFQVTNHGVDSNLIQEAEKELDSLFKLPLEKKLRVQRKAGDLYGYSGAHTDRFSKQLPWKETFSLAYNYRDQRAIIGSHRTPSVVDYVTSTLGEEFEHTGWVYQKYCEAMKKLSLAIFELLAISLGIERSHYRRFFEDGSSILRCNSYPKCKEPGLTYGTGPHCDPTSLTILHQDQVGGLEVFANNKWQAVRPKQDALVINIGDTFMALSNGRYKSCMHRAMVNKDKERRSLAFFVNPAEDKVVRPPHDLLVPRDEGTFCRTYPDFKWSHLLEFTQKHYRSDLTTLHNFFLWLPSSKFGLPLS from the exons ATGCATTATGAGCATAATAATTGCCTAAATGGGCAAATAGCATTTGATTTATCAACCATGCAAACCCAACCTCATTTTCCAAAAGAGTTCTTGTGGACTAAAGGAGAGATCCACTCAATTAAACCTAATAATTTTGAAGAAAATCATGTTTTAGAGCTTAATGAGCCATTGATTGATCTAGATGGATTTTTCAAAGGTGATCAAGAGTCTATAAAAAATGCGGCCGCGCTAATCAACAAGGCGTGTACGAGTCACGGGTTTTTCCAAGTCACGAACCATGGTGTCGACTCAAACCTCATTCAAGAAGCCGAAAAAGAATTGGATAGTCTCTTTAAGTTACCATTGGAGAAGAAGTTGAGGGTTCAAAGAAAGGCAGGTGATTTGTATGGTTACTCGGGTGCTCATACTGATAGATTCTCTAAGCAACTTCCATGGAAGGAGACCTTCTCCTTGGCATATAACTACCgcgatcaaagggccatcattgGGTCTCATAGGACGCCTAGTGTAGTGGACTATGTCACGTCTACCTTAGGCGAAGAGTTTGAACACACGGG GTGGGTATACCAAAAATATTGTGAAGCAATGAAGAAACTATCTCTTGCAATTTTCGAGCTATTGGCAATAAGTTTAGGAATTGAAAGATCACACTATAGGAGATTCTTTGAGGATGGAAGCTCAATATTAAGATGCAACTCatacccaaaatgtaaagaaccgGGCTTAACCTATGGGACCGGACCGCATTGTGACCCGACCTCATTAACCATACTTCACCAAGACCAAGTTGGTGGACTTGAAGTATTTGCAAACAACAAATGGCAAGCTGTTCGACCTAAACAAGATGCTTTGGTCATTaacataggagacactttcatg GCATTGTCAAATGGTCGATACAAGAGTTGCATGCACAGGGCAATGGTGAATAAAGACAAAGAGAGGAGATCGTTGGCCTTCTTTGTGAACCCAGCTGAAGACAAAGTAGTGAGGCCCCCGCATGATCTTCTTGTTCCTAGAGATGAAGGCACATTTTGTAGGACATACCCTGATTTCAAATGGTCACATTTGTTGGAATTCACTCAAAAACACTACCGTTCTGATCTCACTACTCTTCATAACTTCTTCCTTTGGCTCCCTTCTTCTAAATTTGGTTTACCATTGTCCTAA